ATCTTCTGAACTGCCCTTCTCATAGGCCTTGCACCATATGCAGGCTGGCAGTATTTGTCTGTTATCCATTCCTTGACCTCTGTGTCAAGCTCGATAACGAGTTCCTGCTCGAGCAAGAGCTTATTCGTCTCCGAAATCAGAAGGTCTATAATAGAGTGCAGGTGGTTTTTGCTTAATGGGTGGAATACTACTGTCTCGTCCACCCTGTTTAAGAACTCAGGATTGAAGGTCTTTTTAAGCTCGTTAAGGACACTGTCTTTAATCTGCAGGTAAATGTCCTCGGAAGATGTCCTCTGGAAACCAAGTGGAGTTGCCTTTTCGATAATCCTCGCACCTAAATTGGAGGTCATGATTATAACGCAGTTTTTGAAATCGACCCTTCTTCCAAAGCTATCTGTAAGAACACCTTCGTCAAGAACCTGAAGGAGTATATTGAAGACATCCGGATGAGCCTTTTCTATCTCGTCAAAGAGCACGACCGAGTATGGACGTTTTCTGATTTTCTCTGTAAGCTGTCCTCCTTCTTCATAGCCAACATAGCCCGGAGGTGCGCCTGTTAGCCTTGAGACATTGAACCTTTCCACATACTCGGACATGTCTATTTTTATAAGTGCGCTGTCGTCGTTAAAAAGGAACTCCGCAAGTGCCTTTGCAAGCTCGGTCTTTCCAACACCTGTTGGGCCAAGGAAGAAGAACGAGCCAATCGGCTTTTTCCTACTCGTAAGACCTGCCCTTGACCTTCTTATTGCCTTTGAGACTGCCTTTACAGCCTCTTCCTGTGCAATAAGTCTTTTGTGAAGCTCTTGCTCCATATTGAGAAGCTTATCAGAGTCTTTTTCTTCGAGCTTAAAAAGAGGAATGCCTGTTATCTTTGAAACCGTATACGAAATATCATCTTCGGTTACGATAGGGATTTCTTTGTTCAGATTATTTTTCCACTGTCTGCGGACCTGCTCATAAAGTCTTTTTGTCTTTTCCTCTTCGCCTCTGACATTAGCGGCTTTTTCGATGTCATGCAGTTTAACATAAAGGTTCTTCTCTTTCGAAAGTCTGCTTAGCTCGTCTTCCATCTCCTTCATTTCGGGTGATGGAATATGCCTTTTGAGCTTTATCCTTGAGCCTGTCTCGTCAATGACATCGACTGCCTTGTCAGGAAGGTATCTATCTGCGATGTATCTGTCAGACAGTATTACTGCATGGGATATGGCACTTTCGGTGTATTTTACCTTATGGTGTATCTCATATCTGGACTTCAAGCCTCTGAGCATTTTGACAGCCTCATCAACAGGAGGAGGCTGAAGATATATCGGCTGAAACCTTCTTTCTAATGCGGCATCCCTTTCGACATATTTTCTATACTCATTAGGGGTGGTTGCACCTATGCACTGTATCTCGCCTCGGGAAAGTGCAGGCTTGAGCATACTGGATGCATCCACAGAGCCTTCTGCCGCACCTGCTCCAATAAGGGTATGAAATTCGTCTATAAAAAGTATTATATTGTCATACTGGATAATCTCCTTCATTACGACCTTAAGCCTTTCTTCGAACTGTCCCCTGTATTTTGTTCCTGCTATCAGGGAGCCAAGGTCAAGGGAGACAATGCGTTTGCCCAGCAGGTTTTCAGGCACATCGCCTTCAACTATCTTCTGCGCAAGTCCCTCTACGAGTGCGGTTTTCCCAACCCCTGCTTCTCCTACTATTGCAGGGTTGTTCTTAATCCTTCTGCCTAAAATCTGCATTATGCGCTCTATCTGGCTTTCCATACCTATAACAGGGTCGAGCTTTCCTTCTTTTGCCAGTTGTGTGATGTCTCTTCCAAATTCGTCAAGCGCAGGTGTAGGGGACTTTTTCTCTTTGACATGAGGATATGCCTTAAGAACAAGATTAATCGTAAGCTGTCTTGCTCCAAGGAGATTAGCCCCAAAACTCCTCAAGATTTTCCCTGCAATACCTTCGTCTTCTCTGAGGAGACCGAGCAGAAGATGCTCACTTCCGATATAGTTGTGTCCAAGAAGCCGTGCCTCCTCTATGGCAAGCTCGAGAACCTTTTTAGCCCTTGGCGTGAATGGAACATCTCCGAATGTAAGAATGTTACTGCCTGCAGGAAGGTTTCTTTCTATCTCCATGCGAAGCTCATCCGAGGATATGCCCATTTTTCTGAGAATTGCTATTGGCAGTGTGTCTTCTTCCCTTAGGATGGCAAGCAGGAGGTGCTCTGTGCCAAGATAATCATTCTGCCTTTTTTCAGCCTCTTCCTTGGCATATATGATTATCTTTCTTCCCTTTTCCGTAAACTTCTCAAACATATCCTATCCTTAATTAAATAATAATGCTTTCTTAAAATAAATGTCAACTGAGCCTGCGTCATCCATTACCCCTTTTAATTCCGAATTCTGTCTCTAATATCTCCTGTGCAACCTCTTTCATCCTTTCAGGGTCTATCCTCTTTGGCATCTTTCTCTGTAGCTCACTCACTGCCCTTATCATATTTATATATGCATAAGCCGCCTGTGTATCCACTCCCGAGCAGGCTTCAAGATACCTCTCATATTTCTTTATAAGCCTTAAAAGCCTTATGACCATCTCCTCATCAAGCCCACGGCCTCTATCTATACGCTCATCCCATCTGCCTTCTTTCTTCCATAAACGAAGTGTCTGGCTTGATATTTTAATGCCATGCTCTTTTTCAAGCCTTCCGAGTATGTCCCTAACACCTTTTCCACCTGCCTCTCGATAAACCCTGAAGACAAGCTCTCTGTTTTTCTCTGAGCCCTTTGTCATCTAAAACTCCTTTCTTTTTTAGGGTAGGGGGTGCCCCATCTAACCCATTGATTTTAAAGTATTTCTGCTTTGCTTTTGCTTTGTTTTGCTTTGCATTTACTTTGCATTTTTGTCATGCTGAATTTATTTCAGCATCTCCTCAACCATCGTTTTATAAGCCCAATCTATTAAAACTATAGTTAGAATAATAACCTTTTAAATCCCATTTGTCAAGTAAAAAGTGAACTATGGTTTCCATTGCCCGCCACTCACCCGTCATTGCGAGTCCCGAACCTTCGGGACGAAGCAATCTCAGTTTATCTTTTACTCTCATTGACAGGGAATAAGCTCAGGGCATAATATAGTCAGCAGAAAGGCTGTATACAGTAAAAAAGGAAGTTTTCAGCTATGCCTAAAATCTCGCGAGATATTTCAGGAAGGCAACTCCGACCAGCAGGACAGGCGTCTCGCCTGTCAGATATTTCATGGAGACGACATCTTCCT
This genomic interval from Nitrospirota bacterium contains the following:
- a CDS encoding ATP-dependent Clp protease ATP-binding subunit is translated as MFEKFTEKGRKIIIYAKEEAEKRQNDYLGTEHLLLAILREEDTLPIAILRKMGISSDELRMEIERNLPAGSNILTFGDVPFTPRAKKVLELAIEEARLLGHNYIGSEHLLLGLLREDEGIAGKILRSFGANLLGARQLTINLVLKAYPHVKEKKSPTPALDEFGRDITQLAKEGKLDPVIGMESQIERIMQILGRRIKNNPAIVGEAGVGKTALVEGLAQKIVEGDVPENLLGKRIVSLDLGSLIAGTKYRGQFEERLKVVMKEIIQYDNIILFIDEFHTLIGAGAAEGSVDASSMLKPALSRGEIQCIGATTPNEYRKYVERDAALERRFQPIYLQPPPVDEAVKMLRGLKSRYEIHHKVKYTESAISHAVILSDRYIADRYLPDKAVDVIDETGSRIKLKRHIPSPEMKEMEDELSRLSKEKNLYVKLHDIEKAANVRGEEEKTKRLYEQVRRQWKNNLNKEIPIVTEDDISYTVSKITGIPLFKLEEKDSDKLLNMEQELHKRLIAQEEAVKAVSKAIRRSRAGLTSRKKPIGSFFFLGPTGVGKTELAKALAEFLFNDDSALIKIDMSEYVERFNVSRLTGAPPGYVGYEEGGQLTEKIRKRPYSVVLFDEIEKAHPDVFNILLQVLDEGVLTDSFGRRVDFKNCVIIMTSNLGARIIEKATPLGFQRTSSEDIYLQIKDSVLNELKKTFNPEFLNRVDETVVFHPLSKNHLHSIIDLLISETNKLLLEQELVIELDTEVKEWITDKYCQPAYGARPMRRAVQKIIEDPLSEELLRGRFKGVNKIRVVLENGAPTFVETEKPILTGVN